One Trichoderma asperellum chromosome 5, complete sequence genomic region harbors:
- a CDS encoding uncharacterized protein (EggNog:ENOG41) has product MSDLFNSTNGAMGIISLGLTIAQGLFRIADGIGSAGREVRGYAQEINTFSKLLKYIKAELDSSADVSINIQSLINDVVDICDRVLTPFDHLHKLLSPLLDQFCTCPNKLRQLGLRLQWMFKTKAKLLFYRETLKEQHRILDTILEIIILQRMRRDCNLHHVGYVFIRRVFIVQLHSRISEIDSEDSSPATLATARDLQLLDGAIYTPLLLEGARAGHRRRA; this is encoded by the coding sequence ATGTCAGACCTTTTCAACTCCACCAATGGCGCCATGGGAATCATATCTCTAGGACTAACCATCGCTCAAGGCTTGTTCCGAATCGCAGACGGCATCGGCTCCGCAGGACGAGAAGTACGCGGCTACGCACAAGAAATCAACACCTTCTCCAAACTCCTCAAGTACATCAAGGCAGAACTCGACAGCTCGGCAGATGTATCCATCAACATCCAGAGCCTCATAAACGACGTTGTCGACATTTGCGATCGAGTTTTGACGCCCTTCGACCACTTACACAAATTACTGAGCCCCCTTCTCGACCAGTTCTGCACATGTCCTAACAAGCTTCGACAGCTAGGACTCAGGCTACAATGGATGTTCAAGACAAAAgccaagctgctcttctATCGCGAGACTCTAAAAGAGCAGCACCGGATTTTGGATACGATATTAGAAATAATCATCCTGCagaggatgagaagagaCTGCAATCTACATCATGTCGGATATGTTTTTATTCGCCGGGTATTTATTGTGCAACTCCACAGTCGGATATCCGAAATAGACTCTGAAGATTCTTCCCCTGCTACGCTGGCGACAGCACGAGATTTACAACTACTTGATGGAGCTATATATACGccacttcttcttgaagGAGCAAGAGCCGGGCACAGAAGAAGAGCCTGA
- a CDS encoding uncharacterized protein (EggNog:ENOG41) → MPAAAVISNFASASSSSSGVSSSSARMDSNPRPSASVLVLRCMRCARSAETTTTDDASTAGMVRISHNLYYCERCAKIVGYK, encoded by the coding sequence ATGCCCGCTGCTGCAGTCATCTCCAACTTTGCCTCagcgtcctcttcctcttccggcgtctcttcctcgtcagCCAGAATGGACTCCAACCCTCGACCAAGCGCCTccgtgctggtgctgcgctGCATGCGGTGCGCTCGATCTGCCGAGACCACAACGACCGACGACGCCAGCACAGCCGGCATGGTGCGCATCTCTCACAACCTCTACTACTGTGAGCGCTGCGCCAAGATTGTGGGCTACAAATAA
- a CDS encoding uncharacterized protein (EggNog:ENOG41~TransMembrane:12 (i49-67o87-108i115-134o140-163i175-196o208-230i284-309o321-342i354-371o377-397i409-430o442-464i)) — translation MTISRAGKTNFEDEKQQELELEHGVGSEQERQQEAALARKILFKIDTRVMPILALLLLCSFLDRTNVGNAKILGLESDVGITDGQYSQGLAVFYATYIACELPSNLVLKKFSPRIWLPTLTVAWGIITMCLGFIRSFGSFAAVRALLGIAEGGLFPGIVLYLSSMYTRGELALRIGIFYTAASLSGAFGGLLARGLSAIGPRGGLEGWRWIFIVEGLLTVASGVVAFIWLPNGVASAKFLSTEERDFASERLANDNGGRFNPALEAEEAFKWSEVRRGLFNVQIWLTSTAYFAMLSGVYSFGLFLPTIVNALQITTNANKVQLWTVIPYAVATPTTVAVALISDRIKLRGLPMLVMLPISIIGYATIAHVQSASVRFGMTCLMAMGMYSSVPCVLVWNANNSAGHYKRATTSALQLAVANCGGFVATFVYPNREGPVYLKGHSIILGLLCYAWFAVLANVLWLSKINKDKKMGKYDQYAGCGDDRDPEFEMIL, via the exons ATGACCATTTCGCGTGCTGGAAAGACGAACTTTGAGGACGAGAAGCAGcaagagctggagctggagcatgGAGTTGGTTCTGAGCAGGAGCGCCAGCAGGAGGCTGCTTTGGCGAGGAAGATTCTGTTCAAGATAGACACAAG AGTCATGCCCATTCTGgctcttttgctgctctgctcgTTTCTCGATAGGACCAACGTCGGCAACGCCAAGATCCTCGGCCTCGAGTCCGATGTAGGCATCACAGACGGCCAATACTCGCAAGGCCTCGCCGTCTTTTACGCCACCTACATTGCCTG CGAACTCCCCAGCAACCTCGTCCTCAAGAAATTCTCCCCGCGCATCTGGCTCCCCACGCTGACCGTCGCCTggggcatcatcaccatgtGTCTCGGCTTCATCCGCTCCTTTGGCAGCTTCGCCGCCGTGCGCGCCCTGCTGGGCATCGCCGAGGGCGGCCTCTTTCCCGGCATCGTGCTGTACCTGTCCAGCATGTACACGCGCGGCGAGCTGGCTCTCCGCATCGGCATCTTCTACACGGCGGCGTCGCTGTCTGGCGCCTTTGGAGGGCTTTTGGCAAGGGGGTTGTCGGCGATTGGGCCGCGGGGCGGGCTGGagggctggagatggatttTTATCGTCGAGGGCCTGTTG ACTGTTGCTTCTGGCGTCGTTGCCTTTATCTGGTTGCCGAATGGCGTTGCCAGCGCAAAGTTTCTCTCGACAGAGGAGCGAGATTTCGCTTCTGAGAGATTGGCAAACGACAACGGTGGGCGCTTCAA CCCGGCActcgaagcagaagaagccttCAAGTGGTCCGAGGTCCGCCGCGGTCTCTTCAACGTCCAGATTTGGCTTACCTCGACGGCCTATTTTGCCATGCTCTCGGGAGTCTACTCGTTTGGTCTTTTC CTGCCTACGATTGTCAATGCCCTTCAAATCACGACCAACGCCAACAAAGTCCAGCTCTGGACCGTCATTCCTTATGCCGTGGCAACTCCCACTACCG TTGCCGTCGCCCTCATCTCTGACCGCATCAAGCTCCGTGGTCTGCCCATGCTCGTCATGCTCCCCATCTCCATTATCGGCTACGCCACAATTGCCCACGTCCAGTCAGCCAGTGTCCGCTTCGGCATGACTTGCCTCATGGCCATGGGCATGTACAGCTCCGTGCCGTGCGTGCTGGTGTGGAACGCGAATAACTCGGCGGGACATTACAAGAGAGCGACGACTTCGGCTTTGCAGCTGGCTGTAGCCAACTGCGGAGGGTTTGTTGCGA CATTTGTGTACCCGAATAGAGAGGGGCCCGTCTATCTAAAAGGACACTCTATCATTTTAGGATTGCTGTGCTATGCGTGGTTTgc TGTCTTAGCCAATGTGCTTTGGCTATCCAAGATTAACAAAGACAAGAAGATGGGCAAATACGATCAATACGCCGGCTGTGGCGATGATCGCGATCCCGAATTCGAAATGATTCTGTGA
- a CDS encoding uncharacterized protein (EggNog:ENOG41), whose amino-acid sequence MADFVQRTEESLAIDDAENPLQLLARASYFHPPSGRRSRRDSPQNPQHDPSSSKKDPESARVQRFFSQAKVKLDVGEDLDPVDLGLVTMDEAESLFDYYYSKLVHTRWGLSPRVHTAAYTRSRSAFLFTTVMAASTLFMPTAGPLSKRLFNHVKLLAQKVINDKYKSVEIVLAFMTHIPWIFPGDHTMDDETCIYISIATTIAFDLSLHKTLMPRDALESGSTTVSRGECLDPRAALAIDGFPDVDPWSEQGQLLLRARERCYISLFVVERGMALARGRPFMIPITRNIKDVDTWHRSPLADEQDGPVASMAAVRRDLDALFNTVRALCDGSQTSNSDGSLVARSIQGSIERFFDQWLAEWGLMIGLGPERRLPPYVEILFAHTRLSTYGRIINHPTAPVEVRIFFRTAGLSAALNVMRAAIQGESQLQSMPNNTAIMISFAACFALNISSYAPDGSGLAPSIRRLIEEATGVLERIGTVTPHRNGLSVLYGKHLQHLLQISGPPKINRAPKPKRTTPSSTEPMQETPPAPPSSFMDQQVLWPDMVQFSTMSDDQITQVLNQPGNVFEPSFGGGMSWEDMNNFDWLNWPAFNAN is encoded by the exons ATGGCCGACTTTGTGCAGCGCACAGAGGAGAGCCTGGCCATTGACGATGCCGAGAAccctctccagctgctggcgcGCGCGTCCTACTTTCACCCGCCCAGTGGCCGTCGTAGCCGTCGAGACTCGCCTCAGAATCCGCAGCATGACCCATCCTCGTCCAAGAAGGACCCTGAGTCTGCTAGGGTCCAGCGGTTCTTCTCGCAGGCAAAGGTGAAGCTCGATGTTGGCGAAGACCTTGACCCTGTCGATCTCGGCCTCGTCACcatggacgaggctgagTCACTGTTTGACTA TTACTATTCCAAGCTCGTACACACGAGATGGGGTCTCTCTCCTCGAGTCCATACGGCGGCTTACACGCGCAGCCGATCTGCATTTCTTTTTACGACGGTCATGGCCGCGTCTACGCTTTTTATGCCTACTGCGGGCCCCTTATCCAAGAGGCTGTTCAATCATGTCAAATTGCTGGCTCAAAAGGTGATTAACGACAAGTACAAATCCGTAGAGATTGTCTTGGCGTTCATGACCCACATTCCGTGGATATTTCCGGGAGACCATACCATGGATGATGAAACATGCATATACATCTCGATAGCGACAACCATTGCGTTCGATCTCTCCCTTCACAAAACATTGATGCCCAGGGATGCTCTGGAGTCGGGGTCAACGACTGTATCAAGGGGAGAATGCCTGGATCCGCGAGCTGCCCTCGCCATCGATGGGTTTCCAGATGTTGATCCGTGGTCAGAACAAGGCCAGTTATTGTTGCGGGCACGAGAAAGATGCTATATTTCTCTGTTTGTCGTGGAAAGAGG AATGGCTTTGGCTCGTGGTAGGCCGTTTATGATTCCCATCACACGAAACATCAAGGATGTCGATACTTGGCACCGATCCCCGCTGGCAGATGAGCAAGACGGTCCCGTGGCATCTATGGCCGCAGTGAGAAGAGATTTG GATGCTCTCTTCAATACAGTTCGTGCGCTTTGCGATGGCTCTCAGACTAGTAACAGTGATGGGTCGCTGGTAGCTCGATC GATACAAGGATCTATCGAACGATTTTTTGACCAGTGGCTTGCTGAATGGGGTCTGATGATTGGTTTGGGTCCTG AGCGTCGTCTGCCCCCATATGTCGAGATTCTCTTCGCACATACTCGCCTCTCGACCTATGGGCGCATCATCAACCACCCAACAGCACCAGTTGAAGTTCGTATATTTTTCCGAACTGCTGGGCTATCGGCAGCCCTAAACGTGATGAGGGCGGCGATACAGGGAGAGTCGCAGCTGCAGTCGATGCCCAATAACACGGCCATTATGATTTCCTTTGCGGCTTGCTTCGCTTTGAATATCAGCTCGTATGCGCCGGATGGCTCTGGGCTTGCGCCAAGTATCAGGAGGTTGATTGAAGAGGCCACTGGTGTACTGGAACGGATTGGAACAGTCACTCCGCATAGAAACGGACTCTCAGTCTTGTACGGGAAACATCTTCAGCACCTACTACAAATATCAGGCCCGCCAAAGATCAACCGAGCACCAAAGCCAAAACGGACAACGCCTTCATCGACGGAGCCAATGCAAGAAACGCCACCAGCACCACCAAGCAGCTTTATGGACCAGCAGGTGTTGTGGCCAGATATGGTACAGTTTTCGACCATGTCGGATGACCAAATTACGCAAGTGCTGAACCAGCCCGGCAACGTGTTTGAGCCATCATTTGGCGGCGGCATGTCTTGGGAAGACATGAATAATTTTGATTGGCTGAACTGGCCAGCTTTCAACGCGAACTAG
- a CDS encoding uncharacterized protein (TransMembrane:1 (n27-38c43/44o53-75i)) yields MPAQFSPAIGLWCRRFPKTTLEGRKETLASLLASLSLVGQIQSQGKKDRVESTHPTAGFLLCLTLFSFYLLLLSLEQGVCFPTARMAGTLSHTPPPPREA; encoded by the coding sequence ATGCCAGCGCAATTCAGCCCTGCCATTGGCCTGTGGTGCCGGCGCTTCCCCAAAACCACCCTAGAAGGACGGAAAGAAACTTTGGCCAGCCTTCTagcctctttgtctcttGTTGGTCAGATCCAGagccaagggaaaaaagacaGAGTCGAGAGCACACACCCCACGGCCGGCTTTCTATTGTGCcttactttattttctttttacttactCTTATTGAGCCTGGAACAGGGCGTTTGCTTTCCGACGGCGAGAATGGCTGGTACACTCTCACAcactccccctccccctagGGAAGCTTAG
- a CDS encoding uncharacterized protein (TransMembrane:11 (o173-194i206-223o235-253i265-286o292-315i390-409o429-449i456-479o485-505i526-546o558-577i)~EggNog:ENOG41) — translation MGVDDKIAAEVAYPEHDEKMIRDSSPADAGNKLAALTENLEGEIRNPLKGIPQDTLFANVEEFQRTKGLPSDILPLLQRGALVAQNPAAFESINELEEDEKQALREEVTHRWKHPWSLYYTIGLSSIAAAIQGWDQTGSNGANLSFPQALGIPDNVPLCGPDANAGTCARNSWLIGLVNSLPYITICLFAGWIADPLNNWLGRRGTIFLGAIFSLFAPFGMAVSQTWGQLAACRVLLGIGMGLKEVTVPVYAAENAPAAIRGGLVMSWQIWTAFGIFLGTCANLAVGKVGDIAWRLQFGSAFIPAVPLVIGTFLCPESPRWYMKKGKHLKAWKSLLRLRNTPLQAARDLYYIQCILDQEEVLVQQAGLTQTNNIITRFYELFSIPRIRRATWASGIVMIAQQMCGINIISFYSSTIFRQSGISDYTALWASWGFGLINFLFAWPAVWTIDTFGRRALLLFTFPNMFWTLLTAGLCYLIQPDVENSTARIGAVATFVYLFDAFYSPGEGPVPFMYSAEVFPLSHREIGMSWAVATNNFWASILSLTFPRMLAAMTAPGAFGFYAGLNIVALVLIFLFVPETKQKTLEELDYVFSVSNHRHAQYQLTEVLPWWIKRYIFLQKNGPCPELYHDQNQAQANAGRA, via the exons ATGGGTGTAGACGACAAGATCGCCGCCGAGGTGGCCTATCCAGAGCACGATGAGAAGAT GATCCGAGACTCTTCCCCTGCAGACGCGGGCAATAAGCTTGCTGCCTTGACCGAAAACCTTGAAGGCGAGATCCGAAATCCTCTCAAGGGCATCCCCCAAGACACCCTCTTCGCCAATGTTGAAGAGTTCCAGAGAACAAAGGGCCTGCCCAGCGACATTCTCCCTCTGCTCCAGAGGGGCGCCCTCGTAGCACAGAACCCTGCTGCTTTCGAGAGCATCAatgagctggaagaggaCGAGAAGCAAGCTCTAAGAGAGGAGGTCACACACCGATGGAAGCACCCATGGTCACTTTACTACACCATCGGCCTTAGCTCTATTGCCGCAGCTATTCAGGGTTGGGATCAA ACTGGATCAAACGGTGCCAACTTGTCTTTCCCCCAAGCTCTCGGTATTCCAGACAATGTGCCACTTTGCGGACCTGACGCCAACGCTGGTACATGTGCCAGAAACAGCTGGCTCATTGGTCTGGTGAACTCGCTACCTTATATCACAATCTGCCTTTT CGCTGGATGGATCGCTGATCCTCTAAACAACTGGCTCGGTCGTCGTGGCACAATCTTCCTtggcgccatcttctctcttttcgccCCCTTTGGTATGGCCGTCTCTCAGACTTGGGGACAGCTGGCTGCCTGTCG TGTGCTCCTCGGTATCGGTATGGGTTTGAAAGAAGTGACCGTTCCTGTCTACGCCGCTGAGAATGCTCCTGCTGCTATCCGAGGTGGTCTTGTCATGTCTTGGCAAATCTGGACTGCTTTTGGTATCTTCTTGGGAACATGTGCCAATCTTGCTGTCGGTAAGGTCGGTGATATCGCCTGGCGCCTGCAGTTTGGCTCTGCTTTCATCCCCGCAGTTCCCTTGGTCATTGGTACTTTCCTTTGCCCTGAAAGTCCCCGATGGTAcatgaagaagggaaagcACCTGAAGGCTTGGAAGTCACTTCTGCGACTTAGAAACACCCCTCTTCAGGCCGCTAGAGATCTCTACTACATCCAGTGCATTTTGGATCAGGAGGAAGTCCTTGTCCAGCAAGCCGGCCTCACCCAGACTAACAACATCATCACTCGCTTCTATGAGCTGTTTTCCATTCCTCGTATCAGACGCGCCACTTGGGCTTCTGGTATTGTCATGATTGCTCAGCAGATGTGCGGTATCAACATCATCTCTTTCTATTCTAGCACCATCTTCAGACAGAGCGGAATTTCCGACTACACTGCTCTGTGGGCCAGTTGGGGCTTTGGCTTGATCAACTTTTTGTTCGCTTGGCCTGCTGTGTGGACCATTGATACCTTTGGTCGAcgagcccttcttctctttaccTTCCCCAACATGTTCTGGACTCTTCTCA CTGCTGGTCTTTGCTATCTTATCCAGCCTGACGTCGAGAACAGCACGGCTCGAATTGGTGCAGTCGCAACCTTTGTCTACCTGTTCGACGCCTTCTATTCTCCCGGAGAAGGTCCCGTCCCCTTCATGTACTCTGCTGAGGTCTTCCCGCTGTCCCATCGTGAGATTGGCATGTCTTGGGCTGTCGCTACCAACAATTTCTGGGCCTCTATCCTTTCTCTTACCTTCCCACGCATGTTGGCTGCCATGACAGCCCCCGGAGCGTTTGGCTTCTACGCCGGTCTCAACATTGTCGCCTTGgttctcatcttcctctttgttcCCGAAACCAAGCAGAAGACGCTCGAGGAACTCGACTATGTCTTTAGCGTCTCAAACCACCGCCACGCCCAATACCAGCTCACCGAGGTGCTGCCGTGGTGGATCAAGAGATACATCTTCTTGCAGAAGAATGGTCCTTGCCCTGAGCTTTACCACGATCAAAACCAGGCACAGGCCAATGCCGGCAGGGCCTAA
- a CDS encoding uncharacterized protein (EggNog:ENOG41) — protein sequence MAEQPPRPKQAACLVCRRSKIKCDWMPYEAKCRRCIHLNCECIRPEFHPGRQKGIKNKRVGIDKALYQIEQAVKRVKSGEPRGAEDKNLVASLRQLLDDVDASEDAAEHSSRQGSQSNTQEEEGGLTSSEEDDENDSAGQRSMADFVQRTEESLAIDDAENPLQLLARASYFHPPSGRRSRRDSPQNPQHDPSSSKKDPESARVQRFFSQAKVKLDVGEDLDPVDLGLVTMDEAESLFDYYYSKLVHTRWGLSPRVHTAAYTRSRSAFLFTTVMAASTLFMPTAGPLSKRLFNHVKLLAQKVINDKYKSVEIVLAFMTHIPWIFPGDHTMDDETCIYISIATTIAFDLSLHKTLMPRDALESGSTTVSRGECLDPRAALAIDGFPDVDPWSEQGQLLLRARERCYISLFVVERGMALARGRPFMIPITRNIKDVDTWHRSPLADEQDGPVASMAAVRRDLDALFNTVRALCDGSQTSNSDGSLVARSIQGSIERFFDQWLAEWGLMIGLGPERRLPPYVEILFAHTRLSTYGRIINHPTAPVEVRIFFRTAGLSAALNVMRAAIQGESQLQSMPNNTAIMISFAACFALNISSYAPDGSGLAPSIRRLIEEATGVLERIGTVTPHRNGLSVLYGKHLQHLLQISGPPKINRAPKPKRTTPSSTEPMQETPPAPPSSFMDQQVLWPDMVQFSTMSDDQITQVLNQPGNVFEPSFGGGMSWEDMNNFDWLNWPAFNAN from the exons ATGGCTGAGCAACCGCCCCGTCCGAAGCAGGCCGCCTGTCTGGTCTGCAGGCGCAGCAAGATCAAGTGTGATTGGATGCCCTACGAGGCAAAGTGTAGACGCTGCATCCACCTAAACTGCGAGTGTATTCGCCCAGAGTTCCATCCTGGCAGGCAAAAGGGCATTAAAAA CAAGCGTGTTGGCATCGACAAGGCGCTGTATCAGATTGAGCAGGCCGTCAAGCGCGTGAAGTCGGGAGAGCCGCGAGGGGCTGAGGACAAAAACCTCGTGGCCAGCCTGAGACAGCTGCTGGATGACGTAGACGCTAGTGAAGATGCCGCCGAGCATTCGTCAAGGCAAGGGTCACAGAGCAACAcgcaggaggaagagggaggcTTGACCTCTAgtgaggaagacgatgagaaCGACAGCGCCGGCCAGCGGTCCATGGCCGACTTTGTGCAGCGCACAGAGGAGAGCCTGGCCATTGACGATGCCGAGAAccctctccagctgctggcgcGCGCGTCCTACTTTCACCCGCCCAGTGGCCGTCGTAGCCGTCGAGACTCGCCTCAGAATCCGCAGCATGACCCATCCTCGTCCAAGAAGGACCCTGAGTCTGCTAGGGTCCAGCGGTTCTTCTCGCAGGCAAAGGTGAAGCTCGATGTTGGCGAAGACCTTGACCCTGTCGATCTCGGCCTCGTCACcatggacgaggctgagTCACTGTTTGACTA TTACTATTCCAAGCTCGTACACACGAGATGGGGTCTCTCTCCTCGAGTCCATACGGCGGCTTACACGCGCAGCCGATCTGCATTTCTTTTTACGACGGTCATGGCCGCGTCTACGCTTTTTATGCCTACTGCGGGCCCCTTATCCAAGAGGCTGTTCAATCATGTCAAATTGCTGGCTCAAAAGGTGATTAACGACAAGTACAAATCCGTAGAGATTGTCTTGGCGTTCATGACCCACATTCCGTGGATATTTCCGGGAGACCATACCATGGATGATGAAACATGCATATACATCTCGATAGCGACAACCATTGCGTTCGATCTCTCCCTTCACAAAACATTGATGCCCAGGGATGCTCTGGAGTCGGGGTCAACGACTGTATCAAGGGGAGAATGCCTGGATCCGCGAGCTGCCCTCGCCATCGATGGGTTTCCAGATGTTGATCCGTGGTCAGAACAAGGCCAGTTATTGTTGCGGGCACGAGAAAGATGCTATATTTCTCTGTTTGTCGTGGAAAGAGG AATGGCTTTGGCTCGTGGTAGGCCGTTTATGATTCCCATCACACGAAACATCAAGGATGTCGATACTTGGCACCGATCCCCGCTGGCAGATGAGCAAGACGGTCCCGTGGCATCTATGGCCGCAGTGAGAAGAGATTTG GATGCTCTCTTCAATACAGTTCGTGCGCTTTGCGATGGCTCTCAGACTAGTAACAGTGATGGGTCGCTGGTAGCTCGATC GATACAAGGATCTATCGAACGATTTTTTGACCAGTGGCTTGCTGAATGGGGTCTGATGATTGGTTTGGGTCCTG AGCGTCGTCTGCCCCCATATGTCGAGATTCTCTTCGCACATACTCGCCTCTCGACCTATGGGCGCATCATCAACCACCCAACAGCACCAGTTGAAGTTCGTATATTTTTCCGAACTGCTGGGCTATCGGCAGCCCTAAACGTGATGAGGGCGGCGATACAGGGAGAGTCGCAGCTGCAGTCGATGCCCAATAACACGGCCATTATGATTTCCTTTGCGGCTTGCTTCGCTTTGAATATCAGCTCGTATGCGCCGGATGGCTCTGGGCTTGCGCCAAGTATCAGGAGGTTGATTGAAGAGGCCACTGGTGTACTGGAACGGATTGGAACAGTCACTCCGCATAGAAACGGACTCTCAGTCTTGTACGGGAAACATCTTCAGCACCTACTACAAATATCAGGCCCGCCAAAGATCAACCGAGCACCAAAGCCAAAACGGACAACGCCTTCATCGACGGAGCCAATGCAAGAAACGCCACCAGCACCACCAAGCAGCTTTATGGACCAGCAGGTGTTGTGGCCAGATATGGTACAGTTTTCGACCATGTCGGATGACCAAATTACGCAAGTGCTGAACCAGCCCGGCAACGTGTTTGAGCCATCATTTGGCGGCGGCATGTCTTGGGAAGACATGAATAATTTTGATTGGCTGAACTGGCCAGCTTTCAACGCGAACTAG
- a CDS encoding uncharacterized protein (EggNog:ENOG41), with amino-acid sequence MTGEVKLPLRAGREQQQQQQPLNSPSSSSSSSTSTDKRRRRRNMSKLSPGLKALINAPFARPGPCRVAKGAASAVMGEVFRGIAREARGKGVGARAWLAISAAATFTLNSPDALSILHGIATAERGGSPAAEVRTAEFIREVGLKCISFNGIPRTINCLNAFHASLPEHVTAALGREPSRTLKADNVEGVKARGRGLWDSIYAPFEDKLVEKLGVSHPDLPVVILNCHYGPLLSDPEGGQTKRGLGRVMTSLVAVAALRAQTGVGPQVLSHVFGLRKAVDDGTFRDDLEVEGAGREESESEEGVRWLAGDEGGEWMLKAVDRIVDGLGGSNFGAKL; translated from the exons ATGACGGGGGAAGTGAAGCTGCCTCTGCGCGCTGGACGggaacaacaacagcaacagcagccgctaaactcaccatcttcatcttcatcctcatccacaTCAACCGATAAGCGACGCAGGCGGCGCAACATGTCGAAGCTCTCACCAGGACTGAAGGCGCTGATCAACGCGCCATTTGCGAGGCCCGGGCCGTGCAGGGTCGCAAAGGGCGCTGCGTCGGCGGTGATGGGGGAGGTGTTTCGGGGCATTGCGCGGGAGGCGAGGGGGAAGGGCGTTGGCGCGAGAGCCTGGCTGGCGATTTCT gctgctgctacctTCACTCTCAACTCGCCTGACGcgctctccatcctccacgGCATCGCCACAGCCGAACGAGGAGGCTCTCCAGCAGCCGAGGTGCGCACCGCGGAATTCATCCGCGAGGTCGGCCTCAAGTGCATCTCCTTCAACGGCATCCCGCGCACCATCAACTGCCTCAACGCCTTCCACGCGTCTCTCCCGGAGCACGTCACGGCAGCGCTGGGCAGGGAGCCGTCGCGCACGCTGAAGGCGGACAACGTGGAGGGCGTGAAAGCCCGGGGCAGAGGGCTGTGGGATTCGATCTACGCGCCGTTTGAGGACAAGCTGGTTGAGAAGCTGGGCGTGTCGCATCCGGATCTGCCCGTGGTGATTCTGAATTGCCATTACGGCCCGCTGCTGTCTGATCCGGAGGGGGGCCAGACGAAGAGGGGGCTGGGGAGGGTCATGACGAGCttggtggcggtggcggcCTTGAGGGCGCAGACGGGCGTTGGGCCGCAGGTTTTGTCGCATGTGTTTGGGCTGAGGAAGGCGGTTGATGATGGGACGTTTCGGGATGATTTGGAGGTTGAAGGTGCGGGGAGGGAGGAGAGTGAGAGCGAGGAAGGGGTGAGGTGGTTGGCTGGGGATGAGGGAGGAGAGTGGATGTTGAAGGCTGTAGATAGGATTGTGGATGGATTGGGAGGAAGTAATTTTGGAGCGAAGCTATGA